In Gemella massiliensis, a single window of DNA contains:
- a CDS encoding DUF6110 family protein, which produces MSIKILKLAKSALKTPGIFAGGVAFGTVGFKLLASKEAKKGYSLALSKIYKAKDEIDNTISNVKQHTDDVVADAKDLYEKEKQESNLLSIGEE; this is translated from the coding sequence ATGTCAATAAAAATATTAAAACTTGCAAAATCAGCATTAAAAACTCCCGGTATTTTTGCAGGGGGTGTAGCTTTTGGAACAGTCGGATTTAAGTTGTTAGCTAGTAAAGAAGCTAAAAAAGGATATTCTCTTGCACTTTCAAAAATATATAAAGCAAAAGATGAAATAGATAATACTATTTCCAATGTAAAACAGCACACTGATGATGTGGTGGCGGATGCTAAAGATTTATACGAAAAGGAAAAACAGGAAAGTAATCTGTTATCAATAGGAGAAGAGTAG
- a CDS encoding transposase, producing the protein MLIENFIQNVNRELNRTRVKLMNIYKKQKGINYTLLKNNWKLILEDESNVTHGRFFFNRSFRSLVTRRDILDYLLGLDCIFKASYERVQDIRYAIRYRNELEFKELIEKSTIGLSDGVSKAINTMRKHKEYMLNSVRYSISNGSLEGINNKIKVLKRVSYGYNSFYNFRLRILVVSRLFVSEYKNNISFKGVLKNAKQHCIA; encoded by the coding sequence ATGTTAATAGAGAACTTTATTCAAAATGTTAATAGAGAACTTAATAGAACTAGAGTTAAGCTAATGAATATTTACAAAAAACAAAAAGGTATTAATTATACTCTTTTAAAAAATAATTGGAAGTTAATATTAGAAGATGAAAGTAATGTTACTCATGGTAGGTTTTTCTTTAATAGGAGTTTTAGGAGTTTAGTTACTAGACGTGATATTTTAGATTATTTATTAGGATTAGATTGTATATTTAAGGCTAGCTATGAGAGAGTTCAGGATATTAGATATGCAATAAGGTATAGAAATGAGTTGGAGTTTAAAGAATTAATTGAAAAATCTACTATCGGTTTATCTGATGGTGTTAGTAAGGCTATTAATACTATGAGAAAACATAAAGAGTATATGCTTAATAGTGTTAGGTATTCTATCTCTAATGGTTCTTTGGAGGGTATTAATAATAAGATAAAGGTTTTAAAGAGAGTTTCTTATGGTTATAATAGCTTTTATAACTTTAGATTACGCATTTTAGTTGTTTCTAGGTTATTTGTTTCTGAGTATAAAAATAATATTTCTTTTAAGGGCGTTTTGAAAAATGCCAAGCAACACTGCATTGCTTAG
- a CDS encoding MucBP domain-containing protein → MLVKKTVAHLYGTNLKASITKVKIIDQNGVEWPIHTKGSDVSASDYPMMLIGKLGNGISGDGTYQEAEIVLPNSLDKDMTFTYTFAPDGVNFDENHKVTAVVEKTGATKSGEKRSITVKYQTEDGKELKKSKVLNGYSWFKYNIEKPEISGYKNIVVKDNKSLTGVFGDEDKEIVLVYTNNEVITPNTPEKPQSKDDTLEEIKEKLAILANRDLKKEAGYDKLKPEIQSAWKKARAKAQQLLANDSTKEELEKQLTQLGNAIKAIEENSKVDTETPTPSEDENNKPQPENPISSDETKEQLIQKLQKLVLRDLREDKDYVANQGNQPTNNEWIRVKTEAENILHNTNSTKEELVRVVTNLETAINNALLGSEKVKAKAELKIIDKPQIALPYIAKVNKAKTVEEVRQLVAEAKKAVEDEVKENKPVIETIENSKAKLEKLVDKKLKTETKFNEASKELQSKWKRARAMARKLLADNDTTKEQFDKQIKLLQEAINEILGD, encoded by the coding sequence ATGTTAGTAAAAAAAACGGTTGCTCATCTTTATGGTACTAATTTGAAGGCAAGTATAACAAAAGTTAAAATAATTGATCAAAATGGTGTTGAATGGCCGATTCATACAAAAGGGAGTGACGTTTCTGCATCAGATTATCCTATGATGTTAATAGGTAAATTAGGTAATGGTATTTCAGGCGACGGTACATATCAAGAAGCTGAGATTGTTTTACCTAATAGTTTGGATAAAGATATGACCTTTACTTATACTTTTGCACCGGACGGAGTAAATTTTGATGAAAATCATAAAGTAACAGCGGTTGTTGAAAAAACCGGGGCGACAAAATCAGGTGAGAAACGTTCTATAACCGTAAAATATCAAACTGAAGACGGTAAGGAATTGAAAAAATCTAAAGTATTAAATGGGTACAGTTGGTTTAAATATAATATAGAAAAACCTGAAATATCAGGGTATAAAAATATTGTGGTAAAAGATAATAAATCATTGACAGGTGTATTTGGTGATGAAGATAAAGAAATAGTATTAGTGTATACAAATAATGAGGTTATAACGCCGAACACACCGGAAAAACCACAATCAAAAGATGATACATTGGAAGAAATTAAAGAAAAATTAGCAATTCTTGCAAACAGAGATTTAAAAAAAGAAGCGGGATATGATAAATTAAAACCAGAAATCCAGTCAGCTTGGAAAAAAGCTCGTGCCAAGGCACAACAACTACTAGCTAATGACAGTACAAAAGAAGAATTGGAAAAACAATTAACACAGCTGGGAAATGCTATTAAAGCCATAGAAGAAAATAGTAAGGTCGATACCGAAACACCGACACCTAGTGAAGATGAAAATAATAAACCGCAACCGGAAAATCCAATATCTTCTGACGAAACGAAAGAACAATTAATACAAAAGCTACAAAAATTAGTTTTAAGGGATTTAAGAGAAGACAAAGATTATGTAGCAAACCAAGGCAATCAGCCTACAAATAACGAATGGATAAGGGTAAAAACAGAAGCAGAAAATATTTTACATAATACCAATTCTACAAAAGAAGAATTAGTTAGAGTGGTAACAAACTTAGAAACGGCGATAAATAATGCGTTATTGGGAAGCGAAAAGGTAAAAGCAAAAGCGGAATTGAAAATTATTGACAAACCACAAATAGCATTACCTTATATTGCAAAAGTTAATAAAGCTAAGACAGTAGAAGAGGTAAGACAACTTGTAGCAGAAGCAAAAAAAGCTGTAGAAGATGAAGTTAAAGAAAATAAACCTGTCATTGAAACAATAGAGAATTCGAAAGCTAAGTTGGAAAAATTAGTTGATAAAAAATTGAAGACAGAAACTAAATTTAATGAAGCAAGTAAGGAATTGCAATCTAAGTGGAAACGTGCTCGTGCTATGGCAAGAAAGTTATTAGCCGACAACGATACAACAAAAGAGCAGTTTGATAAACAAATAAAATTATTACAAGAAGCTATTAATGAAATATTAGGAGATTAG
- a CDS encoding ISL3 family transposase: MNNFNTKTKEIKEGEFIKNLLQIKDKNITIEKTHNETIKNNQKYFVFKGTLTYKPKKCECCGCLNKGYTVVKNGFNELTRINLLKISGIPAYLELRKQRFKCKTCNKKFVATTSFVDKYCSISKNVKFSIMSDLADTLSFKQIAKMNNVSVNTVIRTLYKCKSHVDILNYNTLPEYLCFDELKFTKDSKNGMSFIFLDALTHEIIDIVDGRTEYILNNYFSRFSKEARSNVKAICIDIYTPYMKLIRNKFPNAEIVIDRFHIIQNVNRELYSKC, translated from the coding sequence ATGAATAATTTTAACACAAAAACAAAAGAAATAAAAGAGGGAGAATTCATTAAAAACCTACTACAAATAAAAGATAAAAATATAACTATTGAGAAAACACATAACGAAACTATAAAAAATAATCAAAAGTACTTTGTATTCAAAGGTACCTTAACATATAAACCCAAGAAGTGTGAATGCTGTGGTTGTCTTAATAAAGGTTATACTGTAGTTAAAAACGGCTTTAATGAACTTACTAGAATTAATCTATTAAAAATATCAGGTATCCCTGCTTATTTGGAACTAAGAAAGCAACGTTTCAAGTGTAAAACTTGTAATAAAAAATTTGTAGCTACTACTTCTTTTGTAGATAAATACTGTAGTATTTCTAAAAATGTTAAGTTTTCTATAATGAGTGATTTAGCTGATACTTTATCTTTTAAACAAATAGCCAAAATGAATAATGTATCGGTTAATACTGTTATAAGAACTCTTTATAAATGTAAATCCCATGTAGACATTCTTAACTATAATACCTTACCTGAGTATTTATGCTTTGATGAGTTAAAGTTTACTAAAGATAGTAAAAATGGTATGAGTTTTATTTTTTTAGATGCTTTAACTCATGAGATTATTGATATAGTTGATGGTAGAACTGAGTATATTTTAAATAATTATTTTTCCAGATTTTCTAAAGAGGCTAGAAGTAATGTTAAGGCTATTTGTATTGATATTTATACTCCTTATATGAAGTTGATTAGAAATAAGTTTCCTAATGCTGAAATTGTTATAGATAGGTTTCATATTATTCAAAATGTTAATAGAGAACTTTATTCAAAATGTTAA
- the dprA gene encoding DNA-processing protein DprA codes for MAIEKITSLKLHKVLKVTGSIEEISTLSAAEFAIYFEDKSGELYSKFLYNLDFDFDSYFKFYNVKCIFCDDIYYPKEFFRLYDYPFVIFYRGNKKLLLFGRKLSIVGSRNNTCYSEEALDVIVPYLTKNNFVIVSGLAYGVDSLAHSSVIESNGFTIGVIAHGHNIIYPEQSKSLYEELEKNHLIISEYFPTSPIRKYKFLERNRLVAGLSWALLVTEAAKRSGTSRTVNFALDVGNTVFCLPGKFGDKMSIAINEYIKEGAVLVNKLEDFNDELGF; via the coding sequence ATGGCAATAGAAAAGATAACGTCATTAAAATTACATAAAGTTTTAAAAGTAACAGGTAGTATAGAGGAGATTTCTACGCTTAGTGCGGCAGAGTTTGCCATTTATTTTGAAGATAAATCCGGTGAACTGTATTCTAAGTTTTTGTATAATTTAGATTTTGATTTTGATAGTTATTTTAAGTTTTATAATGTAAAGTGTATATTTTGTGATGATATTTACTATCCAAAAGAATTTTTTAGACTTTATGATTATCCTTTTGTAATCTTTTACAGAGGCAATAAAAAGTTACTGTTATTTGGAAGAAAACTTTCAATAGTTGGGAGTAGAAATAATACCTGCTATTCGGAGGAAGCGCTTGATGTAATAGTGCCATATTTAACTAAGAATAATTTTGTTATTGTAAGTGGTCTGGCGTATGGTGTTGATAGTTTGGCTCATAGCAGTGTGATAGAAAGTAACGGTTTTACCATTGGGGTCATTGCACACGGACATAATATTATTTATCCTGAACAAAGTAAAAGTTTATATGAAGAACTTGAGAAAAATCACTTAATTATTTCGGAATATTTTCCTACTTCACCGATAAGGAAGTATAAATTTTTGGAAAGAAATAGATTGGTTGCCGGATTATCTTGGGCTTTATTGGTAACAGAAGCGGCAAAAAGGAGCGGAACATCACGAACTGTTAATTTTGCACTTGATGTGGGTAATACTGTTTTTTGTCTTCCGGGAAAATTTGGGGATAAGATGAGCATTGCTATAAATGAATATATAAAAGAGGGGGCGGTGTTAGTAAATAAATTAGAAGACTTTAACGACGAACTGGGATTTTAG
- a CDS encoding YdcF family protein — MLQASFYLFVLFAVVFFLILYKDRRNLFLGIFFILSGLSFAVFLFNLILQNTENKIVYGVGVILFVIALFIVLIFPFALLFMFGYSSIMLVRREGLKVTNLLAIGVGLVLLIYIVYWPNIAKYTYEYIWLNGIYIYVGLVILYFICIAVSYLVTSTLNIINLLPRKLDYVVVLGAGLIGERVTPLLAGRIQKGIKIYRKNPGSKLIMSGGRGSDEVVSEAFAMKNYALEQGVPADDIIMEDKSRNTEENVKFSKKLMRDAGRFALVTNYYHVYRALILAKAQGIRCIGYGASTKLYFSINAFVREFVGYLYFKRKLHIMILSVLTFLFVVLIVIIQVYYFLNYGK; from the coding sequence ATGTTACAAGCAAGTTTCTACTTATTTGTATTATTTGCAGTTGTATTTTTTTTAATATTGTATAAAGATAGACGTAATTTATTTTTGGGTATATTTTTTATATTGTCAGGTTTAAGTTTTGCCGTTTTTTTATTTAATTTAATATTACAAAACACAGAGAATAAGATAGTATATGGAGTAGGGGTAATACTATTTGTAATAGCTTTATTTATTGTTTTAATATTCCCGTTTGCATTGTTATTTATGTTCGGATATAGTTCAATAATGTTGGTGAGAAGAGAGGGGTTAAAGGTAACTAATCTGCTTGCGATTGGAGTAGGGTTAGTGTTGTTAATTTATATAGTATATTGGCCGAATATTGCAAAATATACATATGAGTACATTTGGTTGAATGGTATATATATTTATGTAGGATTGGTTATTTTGTATTTTATTTGTATTGCGGTATCTTATTTAGTGACGAGTACACTTAATATTATTAATTTGCTTCCGAGGAAACTGGATTATGTTGTGGTCTTGGGTGCAGGGTTAATTGGAGAACGTGTAACGCCGTTACTTGCCGGAAGAATACAAAAGGGAATAAAAATATATCGAAAAAATCCCGGCAGTAAACTTATTATGTCCGGTGGTCGTGGTAGTGATGAAGTGGTATCGGAGGCTTTTGCAATGAAAAATTATGCGTTAGAGCAAGGAGTGCCGGCGGATGATATTATCATGGAAGATAAATCAAGGAATACTGAAGAAAATGTTAAATTTTCTAAAAAATTAATGAGAGATGCGGGACGTTTTGCACTTGTTACTAATTATTATCATGTTTATCGTGCGTTGATACTGGCAAAGGCACAGGGGATACGTTGTATCGGTTATGGAGCATCGACAAAATTATATTTTAGTATAAATGCTTTTGTCAGAGAATTTGTTGGGTATTTATATTTTAAGCGAAAGTTACATATTATGATTTTATCCGTATTGACGTTTTTATTTGTTGTATTAATAGTGATTATACAAGTATATTATTTTTTAAATTATGGGAAATAA
- the tadA gene encoding tRNA adenosine(34) deaminase TadA, with protein MDHNYYMELALEEARCAYAKGEVPVGAVLVINNRVVAKAHNTREESQQVLNHAEILVIKKACEKIGLWRLNNSYLYTTVEPCVMCSGAIVQARIENVIFGAKDSKYGCCGSRMNIVNSDKFNHKANVVAGVLEDKCSQLITGFFKELREKK; from the coding sequence ATGGATCACAATTATTATATGGAGTTAGCTTTAGAAGAAGCGCGGTGTGCTTATGCAAAAGGAGAAGTACCGGTAGGAGCGGTACTTGTTATAAATAATAGGGTTGTTGCTAAAGCACATAATACCCGTGAAGAAAGTCAACAGGTATTAAATCATGCAGAAATTCTCGTAATAAAAAAAGCATGCGAAAAGATCGGTTTGTGGCGACTGAACAACAGTTATCTATACACTACAGTAGAACCTTGTGTTATGTGTAGCGGGGCAATTGTGCAAGCTCGGATAGAAAATGTTATTTTTGGAGCAAAAGATTCTAAATATGGTTGTTGCGGTAGTAGAATGAATATTGTTAATAGTGATAAATTCAATCATAAAGCAAATGTAGTGGCAGGTGTTTTGGAAGATAAATGTTCACAGTTGATAACCGGCTTTTTTAAAGAATTGAGAGAAAAAAAATAA
- a CDS encoding methyltransferase domain-containing protein has translation MRIENVIKKFNQDEIYRCPKCCANSKITGISLCCENSHRYDFSKKGYIHLINNYKKTKYNEELFVARKNIFETGFYKPVLEVLKVLMEKYSKKIVVDVGCGEGYYIRNLKKMFPNKYFFGLDNSKSAVKTAVKVDKDNPYMLANLVALPFKDKSISCVLNILTPANYEEFFRVLGEEGYLIKIIPNADYLKEIRNLVNAGEYTNYDTIKLIENTCDIVERIRVNNTYRLTEILAKNFLKMTPLTFSKKLSENDIKSLKEITIDLEILVCRKKYEVK, from the coding sequence ATGCGAATAGAAAATGTTATAAAGAAATTTAATCAAGATGAAATTTACCGCTGCCCTAAGTGTTGCGCTAACTCCAAAATTACCGGAATAAGTCTATGTTGTGAGAATAGTCATCGGTATGATTTTTCAAAGAAAGGATATATCCATCTTATAAATAATTATAAGAAGACGAAGTACAATGAAGAACTCTTTGTTGCAAGAAAAAATATTTTTGAAACCGGCTTTTATAAACCGGTGTTGGAAGTTTTAAAGGTATTGATGGAAAAATATTCTAAAAAGATTGTTGTAGACGTCGGTTGTGGGGAAGGATATTACATAAGGAATTTAAAAAAAATGTTTCCTAATAAATATTTCTTTGGGTTGGATAATAGCAAAAGTGCGGTGAAAACCGCTGTAAAAGTTGATAAGGATAACCCTTATATGTTGGCAAATTTAGTTGCATTACCTTTTAAAGATAAAAGTATTTCATGTGTACTTAATATATTAACACCTGCTAATTATGAAGAATTTTTTAGAGTTCTTGGAGAAGAGGGATATTTAATAAAAATTATTCCTAATGCTGATTATTTAAAAGAGATAAGAAATTTAGTTAATGCTGGTGAATATACTAACTATGATACAATAAAACTTATTGAAAATACTTGTGATATAGTTGAAAGAATAAGGGTTAATAACACTTATAGATTAACGGAAATTTTAGCGAAAAATTTTTTGAAGATGACACCGCTAACATTTTCTAAAAAGTTATCAGAAAATGATATAAAATCTCTAAAGGAAATTACAATAGACTTGGAGATTTTAGTCTGTCGAAAAAAGTATGAAGTAAAATAA
- a CDS encoding competence protein CoiA, which yields MYVAYDDKETIFNALDDDIEKAKEYHCPVCKGKVIFRKGVKVQSHFAHVKNCSCEYNTYKTENSKHLETKKNLYNHFKKIYNNVEVEYVFKTQDSVQIADVYIKDINVAFEYQRSVIPYELIEERTRGYEKAGIKLIWLIDTNKFIKELRYYNGISYIRYAPFVGNFLNYYQGKVFFYGWDNENKKFEFYQIWSHNLKKRNAVCIKTTFDIDNFNIPLDLKLLDKDLTSKLYPKDIENYVYEQIKYDKTVKNKILSMFYNQRIELNNIPKIIGVNILEQVLISTPLIYWQGLMYRFYKDGKTYPELLRIMGNIIKFKKSIHIKNIQQGEIFIKVVKRYYELLIASS from the coding sequence ATGTATGTGGCATATGATGATAAAGAAACGATTTTTAACGCATTAGATGATGATATTGAAAAAGCTAAAGAGTACCATTGCCCTGTTTGTAAAGGGAAAGTAATTTTTAGAAAAGGTGTTAAGGTACAGTCGCATTTTGCTCACGTTAAAAATTGCAGTTGTGAGTATAATACGTATAAAACAGAGAATTCAAAGCATTTGGAAACGAAGAAAAATCTCTATAACCATTTTAAAAAAATATATAATAACGTTGAGGTTGAGTATGTTTTTAAAACGCAGGATAGTGTTCAAATAGCGGATGTTTATATAAAAGATATTAATGTCGCTTTTGAGTATCAACGTTCAGTTATACCTTATGAACTTATAGAAGAGAGAACAAGAGGTTATGAAAAAGCCGGAATTAAATTAATTTGGTTAATTGATACAAATAAATTTATAAAAGAACTTAGATATTATAACGGTATTAGTTATATTAGGTATGCACCATTTGTTGGCAATTTTTTGAATTACTATCAAGGCAAAGTATTTTTTTACGGTTGGGATAATGAAAATAAAAAATTTGAATTTTATCAGATTTGGTCGCATAATCTGAAGAAACGAAATGCTGTATGTATAAAAACAACATTCGATATTGATAATTTTAATATACCACTTGATTTGAAATTGTTAGATAAAGATTTAACGTCAAAATTATATCCTAAAGACATTGAGAATTATGTTTATGAACAAATAAAATATGATAAAACCGTAAAAAATAAAATTTTAAGCATGTTCTATAATCAAAGAATAGAATTAAATAATATCCCAAAAATTATCGGGGTGAATATTTTAGAACAAGTATTAATAAGTACACCGCTGATCTATTGGCAAGGACTGATGTATAGGTTTTATAAAGATGGAAAAACATATCCCGAGTTACTTAGAATAATGGGTAATATTATTAAGTTTAAAAAGAGTATTCATATAAAAAATATTCAACAAGGGGAAATTTTCATTAAGGTAGTAAAGCGATATTATGAATTATTGATTGCAAGCAGTTAG
- a CDS encoding DUF1648 domain-containing protein, with product MNKVDKNFLFISIIICLLPIAVGLYFYNILPDKIVVHFDYHGVPDKYINKGLGVIMLPIFCSIIQIAMALSIDLSKTAKKGAYLLKSIIPIISIIFQISLIIYAINNNFEVVKLVIFVIGILFMIIGNYMPKQEWWGSYRLNLFGLEKKVNKDKVIRSYAKLTMFGGLVIFISGFLKTEISICLVIIFAVVSVVYPFYLAKKLQMNN from the coding sequence ATGAATAAAGTAGATAAAAATTTTTTGTTTATCAGTATAATTATATGTTTATTGCCGATAGCGGTTGGATTATATTTTTATAATATTTTACCCGATAAAATAGTGGTACACTTTGATTATCATGGTGTTCCTGATAAATATATAAACAAAGGATTAGGAGTAATAATGCTACCAATATTTTGTTCTATAATTCAAATAGCTATGGCATTATCTATAGATTTAAGCAAAACAGCTAAAAAAGGAGCATATTTATTAAAAAGTATAATACCGATTATAAGTATAATATTTCAAATTTCGCTGATAATTTATGCTATTAATAATAATTTTGAAGTTGTTAAGTTGGTTATTTTTGTTATAGGTATATTATTTATGATAATTGGCAATTATATGCCGAAGCAAGAGTGGTGGGGTAGTTATAGATTAAATCTTTTCGGATTGGAGAAAAAAGTAAATAAAGATAAAGTAATTAGAAGTTATGCTAAATTAACGATGTTTGGTGGGTTGGTTATTTTTATAAGCGGTTTTTTAAAAACGGAAATATCTATTTGTTTAGTAATTATCTTTGCAGTAGTATCTGTAGTATATCCGTTTTATTTGGCAAAAAAGTTACAAATGAATAATTAA
- a CDS encoding heavy metal translocating P-type ATPase produces MYFKIVHLSSKRARIKSTICLTPDVREYFKKQALKVKEIKKIEFYQDEFAFNIFFDSDNIQCIRKFFNSICVEDIKKCYKYPILKKEESPYTIISDALFWRAVSKLFIPLPIRIVKTWWKALGYLKNTVKLLFNKQLTMETLDSAAIFVSLLTGQRSTASSIMFILELGEALNNWSEKKSIIDLEKSLTTKDKDVWIVDGETKKKVKSSSIKKGDVILFSEGNEILFDGTVVFGTGSVDESSLTGESFPINKNLSDEVYSNTIIVHGELYVKVENSQINGRIHELIQLIKESEKRENTYHYKYIKLADRIVKYNFIAMGLTYLLTKSFSKAISFLLVDYSCALKLSTPVAYLTAIKNLIDKNIVVKNSVTLDKYAEIDTFVFDKTGTITVSQPYIKEVIPFYEYNYEEVIKIGACLEEHIYHPIASAVVTKAEEDGIEHEEMHTELYHIASRGIISHINEEKVVIGSLQLLVEEDITVTSEQQKIIEEKQEEYNLLFLGYKGKLISIFCIDIPLRDEAKLVIKELRNMGEKAVLLTGDNKLRTQKLLSNISFDEVYTNMTPVTKFEYIKQEKEQGRNVLMIGDGLNDSAALSESDISIVMNQSADLSRQVSDIVLKADSLKSLLLLDDISKKLQNQMKDNVQQTVLINSLLIMFGLTNAISSKWLAIFHNLTTFGIVLKNFKI; encoded by the coding sequence ATGTATTTTAAAATAGTGCATTTGTCAAGTAAACGTGCACGAATAAAGTCTACGATTTGTCTAACTCCGGATGTGAGAGAATATTTTAAAAAACAGGCATTAAAAGTTAAAGAAATAAAAAAAATAGAATTTTATCAAGATGAATTTGCTTTTAATATTTTCTTTGATTCGGATAACATACAATGTATTAGAAAATTTTTTAATAGTATTTGTGTTGAGGATATAAAAAAATGTTATAAATATCCTATTTTAAAAAAAGAAGAAAGTCCGTATACAATAATATCAGATGCGTTATTTTGGAGAGCGGTCTCGAAATTGTTTATTCCTCTACCTATAAGGATAGTAAAAACATGGTGGAAAGCATTGGGATATTTAAAAAATACTGTTAAATTATTATTCAATAAACAGTTAACGATGGAAACATTGGATTCGGCGGCTATTTTTGTTTCATTACTTACCGGACAAAGAAGTACCGCCAGCTCTATAATGTTTATTTTAGAGTTGGGAGAAGCCCTTAATAATTGGTCGGAGAAAAAATCGATTATTGACTTGGAAAAAAGTTTAACTACTAAGGATAAAGATGTATGGATTGTTGACGGAGAAACAAAGAAAAAGGTAAAAAGTTCATCAATAAAAAAAGGCGACGTAATCTTATTTTCTGAAGGAAATGAAATTTTATTCGATGGAACGGTAGTGTTCGGAACGGGTAGTGTTGATGAAAGTTCACTTACAGGAGAATCGTTTCCTATAAATAAAAATTTGAGTGATGAAGTTTATTCAAACACAATTATTGTTCATGGAGAACTTTATGTAAAAGTAGAAAATTCTCAGATTAATGGAAGAATTCATGAACTCATACAACTTATAAAAGAATCTGAAAAAAGGGAAAATACATACCATTATAAATATATAAAATTAGCGGATAGAATAGTTAAATATAACTTTATTGCTATGGGGCTTACGTACCTTTTAACTAAGTCTTTCAGTAAAGCTATATCTTTCTTGCTAGTAGATTATTCTTGTGCTTTAAAACTATCTACACCGGTAGCTTATTTAACTGCGATTAAAAATTTAATTGATAAAAATATTGTTGTCAAAAATTCTGTAACTCTGGATAAATATGCAGAAATAGATACTTTTGTTTTTGATAAAACCGGAACGATAACGGTATCACAACCATATATTAAAGAGGTGATTCCTTTTTATGAATATAATTACGAGGAAGTTATAAAAATAGGAGCATGTTTAGAAGAACATATTTATCACCCCATCGCCAGTGCAGTCGTTACCAAGGCGGAAGAGGACGGAATAGAACATGAAGAAATGCACACTGAATTGTATCATATAGCTTCAAGAGGGATTATATCACATATTAATGAAGAAAAGGTGGTTATAGGTAGTTTGCAGTTGCTTGTTGAAGAAGATATAACGGTAACATCTGAACAACAAAAAATTATTGAAGAAAAACAAGAAGAGTATAATTTACTATTTTTGGGATATAAAGGTAAGTTGATTTCAATATTTTGTATAGATATACCACTTAGAGATGAAGCGAAATTGGTTATTAAAGAACTAAGAAATATGGGGGAAAAGGCAGTGCTATTAACCGGAGATAATAAACTAAGAACTCAAAAACTGCTAAGTAATATTTCTTTTGATGAGGTTTATACCAATATGACCCCTGTTACGAAATTTGAATATATAAAACAAGAAAAAGAGCAGGGAAGAAATGTGTTAATGATAGGAGATGGTTTGAACGATTCAGCAGCGTTGTCTGAGAGTGATATTAGTATCGTTATGAACCAAAGTGCAGATTTATCAAGACAAGTAAGTGATATAGTATTAAAGGCGGATTCTTTGAAATCATTGTTGTTATTAGATGATATATCTAAAAAGCTACAAAATCAAATGAAAGACAATGTTCAACAAACAGTGTTAATCAACAGTTTACTAATTATGTTCGGATTAACTAATGCGATTTCTTCAAAATGGTTAGCAATATTTCATAATTTGACAACATTTGGAATAGTTTTAAAAAACTTTAAAATATAG
- a CDS encoding autorepressor SdpR family transcription factor, whose product MGISDTLKAIADPVRRNILEMLKEEERSAGDIAKVFELSGATVSYHLSQLKKAGLISETKHKNFIYYKLNATVFEEVLVWIYELGGKKDE is encoded by the coding sequence ATGGGAATAAGTGATACACTAAAGGCGATAGCTGATCCTGTAAGGAGAAATATTTTAGAAATGTTGAAAGAAGAAGAACGATCGGCAGGAGATATTGCTAAGGTGTTTGAATTGAGCGGGGCTACGGTATCATATCATTTATCACAATTAAAAAAAGCCGGATTAATTTCAGAAACAAAACATAAAAATTTTATTTATTACAAATTAAACGCAACGGTTTTTGAAGAAGTCCTTGTATGGATTTATGAATTAGGAGGGAAAAAAGATGAATAA